From Phaeocystidibacter marisrubri, the proteins below share one genomic window:
- a CDS encoding GWxTD domain-containing protein, with protein MRLSLTYIALIALALTLASCGSRKGLGALDLNHIYQKDGTLVRPRIRIYNTDQFNSKVYFSFSSEEILYSRLRADEPFEASVDVQIFVYEDFSLGSIIDTFSTSISESTMELTPHTIYGEVDVAIHEMRPLEQYVLLIRFNDRNRKLYFDAIQLLERSNPLSRQNYLVLDADSNVVFGDHILLNKDYRVLANTDDKQLHVRYYNREFNPGLPPFAKPGEGNFDHTADSTFRVSNGERFQVHEQGFYHFQTDPSVRDGFTLYNFYDTYPLVTDKKHLIYPMRYLTSNLEYDGINLNDEDSAKYAIDKFWLTHASNEERARDQIEEYYERVEAANVYFTSYKEGWMTDRGVLYVIYGPPQKIYRTLNTEIWVYGEETSSLNFTFAFDRMVNPYTGNDYSLRRSSEYRYGWGMAIDAWRHGRIYDVSDIKKAQDERDQQLRQTAAPHIWY; from the coding sequence ATGAGACTTTCTCTGACCTATATCGCACTTATTGCCTTGGCATTAACGCTGGCTTCTTGTGGTTCTCGCAAGGGCCTAGGGGCGTTGGATCTCAATCATATCTATCAAAAAGATGGCACTTTGGTTCGACCTAGAATTCGCATCTACAATACCGATCAATTCAACTCCAAAGTCTACTTCTCTTTCTCTTCTGAAGAAATTCTTTACAGCCGATTGCGTGCTGATGAACCTTTTGAAGCCAGCGTGGATGTTCAAATCTTCGTTTATGAAGACTTCAGTTTAGGCTCCATTATCGACACTTTTTCTACAAGCATTTCAGAAAGTACCATGGAACTAACACCTCACACCATTTATGGAGAGGTGGATGTAGCCATTCATGAAATGCGACCTCTGGAACAGTACGTGCTGCTCATTCGCTTCAATGATCGAAATAGAAAACTCTACTTCGACGCGATCCAGCTCCTAGAGCGATCCAATCCATTGAGTAGACAAAACTACTTAGTGCTTGATGCCGATAGTAATGTGGTTTTTGGAGACCACATCCTACTCAATAAAGATTACCGAGTACTGGCAAATACCGACGATAAACAACTTCACGTTCGGTACTACAATCGCGAGTTCAACCCAGGCCTCCCTCCTTTTGCCAAACCCGGAGAAGGAAATTTTGATCATACCGCAGATTCTACCTTCAGAGTGTCCAATGGCGAACGTTTTCAAGTCCATGAGCAAGGATTCTATCACTTTCAAACCGATCCAAGTGTTCGCGATGGGTTCACCCTGTACAACTTCTACGACACTTATCCTCTGGTGACAGACAAAAAGCACCTCATCTATCCTATGCGTTACCTCACTTCCAATTTGGAATACGATGGTATCAATTTAAATGATGAAGATTCCGCCAAATACGCCATCGACAAATTCTGGCTCACACACGCTAGCAACGAGGAAAGAGCGAGAGATCAGATTGAAGAATACTACGAGCGCGTTGAAGCTGCCAATGTTTATTTCACCTCTTACAAAGAAGGATGGATGACAGACAGAGGGGTGCTTTATGTAATTTATGGTCCTCCTCAAAAGATTTATCGCACCCTGAACACCGAAATATGGGTTTATGGTGAAGAGACCAGCTCACTTAACTTTACCTTTGCATTCGATCGCATGGTCAATCCGTATACCGGAAACGACTATAGCCTACGTCGCTCTTCGGAATACCGATACGGCTGGGGAATGGCGATTGACGCATGGAGACATGGGCGTATTTACGATGTCTCAGATATCAAAAAGGCACAAGATGAACGAGACCAGCAACTCAGGCAAACAGCCGCACCTCATATATGGTATTAG